One genomic region from Deinococcus apachensis DSM 19763 encodes:
- a CDS encoding sulfite oxidase produces MIPSPEEPGRASGLIPRDSSLPNLEFPFRDLNSRVTTTASFYVRNHFPTPPLTAEDWSLTVGGAVLHPLRLGLEELQSLPALTLTATMECAGNGRTFLSPRPRGVPWELGAVGTACWTGVPLSAVLERAGLPEVAATWEVVLEGADRGVMTEPVASPGEISYARSVPLAKALDDVLLAYEMNGEVLTPDHGFPVRAVVPGWYGMASVKWLTAVQVVPEPFQGYFQTVDYAYWETRDGLPPQLRPIGPLQLKAAIARPAPREVVPCGVPYEVTGAAWAGEAEVARVEVSVDGGCTWADAEFIDPPKPHVWRRWRFLWQVPGGPVRPTLLARATDTHGRVQPTCHDPARGSYMITHPLPIEVDVQESSP; encoded by the coding sequence CCCCGCGATTCGTCCTTGCCCAACCTGGAATTTCCCTTTCGTGACCTGAACTCCCGGGTGACGACGACAGCATCTTTTTACGTCCGCAACCACTTTCCCACCCCGCCCCTGACCGCCGAGGACTGGAGCCTGACGGTGGGCGGAGCCGTCCTTCATCCCCTGCGGCTGGGACTGGAGGAGCTGCAGTCCCTGCCTGCCCTCACCCTCACCGCCACGATGGAGTGCGCGGGCAATGGCCGCACCTTCCTGTCCCCCCGGCCACGCGGTGTGCCCTGGGAACTGGGCGCGGTGGGCACCGCCTGCTGGACCGGTGTGCCGCTCTCGGCGGTGCTCGAACGCGCCGGGCTGCCCGAGGTGGCGGCGACCTGGGAGGTCGTGCTGGAGGGCGCCGACCGCGGGGTGATGACCGAGCCGGTGGCGTCGCCCGGCGAGATCAGCTACGCGCGTTCCGTGCCGCTCGCCAAGGCTCTGGACGACGTGCTCCTCGCCTACGAGATGAACGGTGAGGTGCTGACGCCCGATCACGGGTTCCCCGTGCGCGCGGTCGTGCCAGGGTGGTACGGCATGGCGTCGGTGAAGTGGCTCACGGCGGTGCAGGTCGTCCCCGAACCGTTTCAGGGGTACTTCCAGACGGTGGACTATGCCTACTGGGAGACCCGGGACGGCCTGCCGCCCCAGCTCCGGCCCATCGGGCCCCTCCAGCTCAAGGCCGCCATCGCCCGCCCCGCCCCCCGCGAGGTGGTGCCCTGCGGAGTCCCCTACGAGGTCACGGGCGCGGCCTGGGCTGGCGAGGCGGAGGTGGCCCGGGTCGAGGTCAGCGTGGACGGTGGCTGCACCTGGGCGGACGCGGAGTTCATCGATCCACCCAAGCCCCATGTCTGGCGGCGCTGGCGTTTTCTGTGGCAGGTGCCCGGGGGGCCTGTTCGCCCGACCCTTCTCGCCCGCGCGACCGACACCCACGGACGCGTGCAGCCGACCTGCCACGACCCGGCGCGGGGCAGTTACATGATCACCCACCCCCTGCCCATCGAGGTGGACGTGCAAGAAAGCTCCCCATGA